The following are from one region of the Juglans regia cultivar Chandler chromosome 10, Walnut 2.0, whole genome shotgun sequence genome:
- the LOC108984493 gene encoding multiprotein-bridging factor 1b-like, which produces MAGIGPISQDWEPVVIRKKAPNAAAKKDEKAVNAARRAGAEIETVKKSTAGTNKAASSSTSLNTRKLDEETENLAHERVPTELKKAIMQARMEKKLTQSQLAQMINEKPQVIQEYESGKAIPNQQIITKLERTLGAKLRGKK; this is translated from the exons ATGGCAGGAATCGGACCGATCTCGCAGGACTGGGAACCGGTGGTGATCCGCAAGAAGGCTCCCAACGCTGCCGCCAAGAAGGACGAGAAAGCAGTCAACGCAGCTCGCCGAGCCGGCGCCGAGATCGAAACCGTGAAAAAAT CCACTGCTGGGACAAATAAAGCTGCCTCTAGCAGCACTTCTCTAAACACGAGGAAGCTGGATGAGGAAACTGAAAACCTTGCTc ATGAACGTGTACCAACTGAGCTAAAGAAAGCTATTATGCAAGCTCGAATGGAAAAGAAGCTTACACAGTCTCAGCTTGCTCAA ATGATTAATGAGAAGCCTCAAGTCATACAGGAGTATGAATCTGGCAAGGCTATACCTAATCAACAGATCATTACCAAGCTGGAGAGGACTCTCGGAGCTAAATTGCGGGGAAAGAAGTAA